The sequence below is a genomic window from Sulfuracidifex metallicus DSM 6482 = JCM 9184.
ACATACTGTACGAAGGATTATTTATCACAATAGTTGAAGATGGGCTTAGAAAGTTGTAGAATATAGATCTAAGCGATCCATCTGCTCCTGGTGACGCGTAAACCATATCCTTGTCTACTTTGTTATATTCAGCAACTAGTTCCCTAAACCTTTCTAACAACTCTGGGTTTTGATATCTGTTGCAATTGAGCATTGCCCTCGATGCTTTCTCTATTACCACCTCTGGTGGTCTAAAAGGAGACTCATTTAGATGTAACCTAATCCCTTCCTTTATATCTGTAAAATCATATTCCTTGGCTTGGAGAAGCCAGGGTTTTATTTTATTCTTTATCTCGGTTGGTGCAATAATGAACCCGAACGGCTATTCTTTCTCTTTGCTTAAAAATGTTACTGAAGTGCGGAAGTGTAGTATAAGAAAAGGTTTTTCTTTAATGCAGGAATTTTTCAGTCATGAAGTTCATCGACTTCCTCTTGAAGAATCAAAAAATTGTGATCTACTCTTACTATAAAATGGTGAGTGCTATTATAATCCTGGAAGTAGGGAGAAGGCTCTTTTCACAAGGCGAAAAAGTATGCGTGATCCACGGTGACGAACTAATGAAATACTTAGAGCCCGATTTCCCCTTCGAATGTATGGAATCTTCAAAGGTTCTGGTTTATGATCCTGAGGATATTCCCGTTCCAAAGAGTTTCCTCTTATTAACCACATTCGACAAAAAGAAGAAGTACGAAGGAAGCGTAACGGTAGACGTAAACAAGGTTGGACAGAACCTTTATGTTGCAACTTCAAATTGTAATTTCAGATTCAGAATCGTCAAGGGAAAAATAGAGGACGTCCATATTAGTACCTTGGAGGAAAATATAATTTCCTTTTTACAAGAGTTTGGTGAGTCAACATTGAAGGAAATTTCAGACATAATTTCGTCTCGGGAAAAAGTAGGAAGAGATGAAGTAAGAAGAAAACTTCTAGAGTTAAGGGCAATGGGAATGATTGAGATAAATGGAACTAAAGTGACTTTACTCAATAATAATAGCAGGCTTCATAGGTAGAGAATCCTTTTTATACTTCTCTGAATCCCCCTTTTCAAACGTCTTGACTTCCACCTCTAAACCGAGTTTAGCCTTAAGGTAAGGTGAAAGCTCCTTTGCTACCTCCGTTTCGTCTATTGCCATACTTGCCATCTTCTTCATTTTTTCATCCATTGACATAGCATAGTTGAATATCTTTTGCATGTATTTGGCAGTTTCCTTATCTGTCGGCTTAACCTTATTCATGAAACCCTTCATTCCCTCTTCTGCAGTTATTGACTCTATTGCCTTCTTTAGAGATTCCTGTGCGTCATTTCCAGCTACTAGTATTTTTACTTTGCTCGGTTTACCCTTATAGATATTTAATATGGACTTTATGTCATATAAGAGTTTCTCATAATAGCTATGTTCAATTTCAACAACCTCGTTGATAGAACTTGCATCGACCTCTACCCATTTTTCAGTAACAACCAGCGTGTTATTACCTAACTTGTGCCACATCTCCTCTGCGAAGTGAGGAGAAAATGGAGCAATAATTTTAACCCAATCATTAATTAATTCCTGCATTAACTTTTTATTAGGAGTCCTTCCTTCGCTCTTAACCAACTCGAAGTATTCTTGTACCTGAGAGGATAGAACGAAAACTGCCTCGTTGAACGCATCCCTAAAGTCCATATTCTCCATGTAATTTGTTACGTTCTTTTTCATAGAATTGAAAACAGAATATAACCATCTTTCTGGGAACTTGATTTCCGACGAATTGAATTCCTTCAGTTGATCTGTAAGCTGATAGAAGAACTTGTACGTATCTCCTATGCTTTTTACCAGACTTTCTGAGAAATTAACGTCACTACCCATCTCTGCTGTTGCAGAAAGGACGGCCCTAACTAGATCTGCGCTATACATCCTGATGCTTTTTCTTAGAGGCACTATGTTTCTGAGACTCTTACTCATCTTCTTGCCTTCATATAAAAGAAGGCCGTTAACCGCTACGCCACGGGGCCACTTCGCTTCGGGAAATATGCCAGCGTGATTGAAGATAAAGAAGCTCAGGTGATTAGGCACTAGATCTCTTCCGCTGTGTCTGAAATCCAATGGATACCAGTAATCAAATTCGCTTTTCAGATCGTTTAATATCGCCTTGTTTATTCCAGTCTTTTTAGATATGTCCTCAGCATCACCTATGCCAAGCAGTAAATAGTCCCAGAACTCTATCGTCATCTGAGATGGAATTAGCTTGTATTCCCTTATCTTATGTACGACAGTATAGAACGCCATGTAAATCGTGGAGTCGCTCAGACTTTCAATTATCCATTTTTTATCCCAGGGAAGCGGAGTTCCAAGTCCTCTGGTTCTTGCACATGCTCTCTTCTCTAACCAGCCTAATGCATAGTCAAACTCTTTCCTAACTTCCTCAGGAACAACTCTCATGGAATACAATAACTTTCTAGCAAGCGATTTCCACTCTGGATTGCCATAGTCAAGAAACCACTGATCCTTCAATATCTTCACAACCACCTCATTACCACATCTACAGTAAACTGGACGATTCATAATTTCGTATATTTTCCTTCCTATCCCTTCCGAAATGATGAAATCGGTAATTGCTTTCCTGGCTTCAGGCACACTCATACCACTTATCGTCTTGAGCCTCTCAGCATACTCTGGCTTAGCTAGACTTATTGCATCACCCCTTATTTTTCCTTTATTGTACTCTGCTCTGTACAATTGTTCTGTCAGCTTCTGAAGGTCTTCCTTACCGTTAACTTGAGCGTTATCAATTAGATCTCTAGTTGGTATATCTGAAAAACCTTCAACCTTTACTACGGGTATTATCTTGATATCAGGTTTTAGCTTCTTAATGTAATAGTAGTCGAATGGAGCATGAGCTGGGACGCTCATAACAACTCCAGTTCCTACCATAGGGTCTACGAAATCTGCGCCCAGTATAGGTACCTTGTTGCCAGTGACTGGATTTAGAACCTCTTTGCCCTTCAGATCACTTCCTTTAATTTCCCCTACTACTTTCACGTTATCGGTCTGGAAGGAAATCTTAAGCGCCGATCTATCTGAAACTAGAAGTCTTCTACCATAAGCCTCTACTATTTTGTATTTTTCGTCTGGATTAACCCAAACTGCTACTACTCCAAAGATAGTTTCCGGTCTGAGCGTGGCAGCTGGCAAAATTACGTCGTCCATAACGAAATATATAAGAACATATTCTCCTATGTCAGGTTCCATATCTCCTTTCGTGTCATGCATTCCAACGGGTATGTTATGAACTGGGCACCATCCCACGGGATGGGTATCCCTTACAATGTAGCCTCTATCATGCAACTTTTTAAACTGCCATAAAACGAAGGTGGAAAATTCGGAGTCAATCGTGGTAAATTCCCTTCTCCAATCTATCCCTAAGCCTAGCTCCTTCATTGCCTTCTTTATGTCTTCTTTGAAATACGTAGCCATGAACAGTGGCTCTGATAGTTTAGGTATGACTTCATCAGGTATATCATAAATTTCTTTAAAAATAGAAATAAGTTCCTTATCCCCCTTGGCTATATCATCTGCCATTGCAATGATTGGAGTTCCGGTAAAGTGAAACGCCATGGGGAAAAGTATATTGTAACCCATCATTCTCTTAAATCTAGAGTAAACGTCAGCGGTAACATAAGACCTACCGTGACCTATATGCATTGGGCTATTAGGGTAAGGGAATGCGGCGGTTGAGTAAAACTTTGGCTTATTAGGATCAGGATTGCCCTCATAAACTTTCCTCTTATTCCACTCTTCCTGCCATTTTGCTGCAATCGAATTCAGGAAGTTTATAAACTCATTTGATGAGATAACTCGTCACCATAGTGAAGTAATGCAAATAAATTATAAACATTATATTTTCTAATACATTATGTTCACCAAGAAAGGAGACTCTGGAGAAACGGATGTAATAAGAAAGAGAGTCGGAAAGGATTCTCCGCTTGTAAACTTCCTAGGAGACCTTGACGAACTTAACTCTTTTCTAGGAATGGCTTACCTCAAAGCTAAATGGGACGACATAAAAAGGGACATAGAAAGGTTGCAACATGAAATTTTTATCATAGGGGAGGATGTCTCTACTGGAAACAACAAAATAGATCAGAACTTCGTTAAATGGATCGAAGAAAGAACCGTAGAATACAGAAAGGAGAGTGGTCCAGTAAGGTTATTTGTAATTCCGGGAGGAGGAGAATGTGGAGCATCTGTGCACATCGCAAGGGCAGTATGTAGGAGAGTTGAAAGAAATACAGTAAAGTACTCAAAGGAACTAGAACCTTTCAATAAATGGATAATTGTTTACTTGAACCGCGCTTCATCTCTACTTTTCTCAATTGCGATAGTCTGCAATAAAAGAGATAATGTGTCAGAAAGGATTCATGACATTGGAAGGTATTTCTGATATTCCTGAGATAAAAGCCCTGACCTTATCAACAGTTCGCAGTTTTTACAAATTCTTCTTCCATAGCTTGTTGGATCTCCACATATTTCGCAACGGGGCAGTTCTGTAAAAGACGCGTTTGACCTAATTTTCTGAGATATTTCGTCGAATTGCTCTAATATCTTTAAAAGCGACCCAGGTCTCTCTTCCTCTAAAGAATATATGAGGTCCCTTACCTTCGCTCTTAAGGTTGGTTTGTTAACTATGTGAGGACACTCCACCTCTTGGAACGAGTAACCTTTGAGATAAGCATACATAGTTGTTTCCCATTCATATATCTTCCTTAGCGGTTTCACTCTAGTGACGAACTTACCGCTCACCTTTATTGGTACATCGCCAAGCCTTATCAGCCTGCTCAAGTCACCTCTAATCAAGTTTATCATTATTGTTTGAACCTCATCGTCAAGGTTATGTCCAGTAGCTACCAGATCCGTTCCGTACAGAATGCCTGCGTTATTTATCAACTTCCTCCTGAATCCTCCACAGAAAGTACACGGAGACACGTTCATACCCTTGACTTCTGATGATCTAACCATTTCGTCTAAGGTATAACCTACTTCACTTTTGAATGAGGTAGAAACAAGTTGAACTCCTAGAGTCTCCATGTATTTTCTCAACTTTTCGGCCTGTTCGGCTCTATTATATCCGCCTATGCCCTCGACAATATTAAATGCGACAATCCTAGACGCTGAAATAAAGGAAGATATTGCGTCAACTAGCACTAGACTATCCTTTCCCCCTGAAACTGCAAGTAGAACTTTCCTCGAATTTAATATCCCTTGTTTTTCCGCTTCTTTCCTAACTCTCTCTTTTACATCGTTGAAGAAGCAATCTTTACATAGAGAACGACCACTGTGAGGCTGAAATATTATAGCCTCGTTCTTATGACATACATCACATGTCATTCCTTCCTCTCCTGCTATCTACCATTTTTGAACCGCTTACGACTTCATCTATACTATGAATCGCACATCCTTCTTCTTCAAGTGTGTTCTTAACGTTCTCAAAGTCTATGTTTTCACCTTCGACCACTATCATAAGTCCCATGGTCTCAACGTCCATATCGGTGACGCTTATGTTAACTCCTTCAATGCCCTTATGTTCAACTATTTTTTCAGCTAACTCCACTATAGATATACCTTTAATTGGTTTTAGAACGTCAAGAACTAGTCGTCTTATAGCCAACTTTCATCAGATCGTAATATATTATCCCTAATTACGTTAAAAGTTTTGTCAGCTAGCTTAATCTTGTATTGGATTTCCTTACACTATATAGATTTATGATACAGACTTATTAAGAAATTCAGAGACATGAATTTAGTTAGTTGGTGACTATGACTATGATTCCCTTAAATGTACAAACATAGTTAAATGTCTACCAATTTTCTACTTTTATTTGCTTTATGACGCCTAGTGCAGGTTTAAAATATATTAATATTATAAATAATTATTGAAATAATAATATATTTTTATATATATCTTAATAAAATATAAAAAGATATTATTTATCTATCTAGTTTAAGACACAATTATGAACATATTACTAGCCAAAATTGACATATGCATTGAGACCATATCGATTAGTAACCTTATTTTTAATGATTTATTCAAGAATTAACTTTAAAAAATAGGCAATAAAAAATGGAAAATTAAGAATTAACTTTAAATAGGAAGGGGGGTAGGCTATAAGATAGCTTCGGGGGGTTGATAAATATGATGGGGGCAGAGGTAAGGTATTTCCCAAAAGTAGTCGGGAAGCAAGTATACGGTAGCTTGTACGACTGCGATGTTAACATATTGAAGGATACTGAAAAGCTACAGGAGATCGTTAAGGATGCTTCAAAGGAGGGCAACATGACACTCCTTGATATAAAGTCTTGGAAAATTGGAGAAGGTGTAAGCGTAGTCGCAATAATTCTGGAGAGTCATATAACTATACACACTTGGCCTGAATACAACTTCGCAACCGTCGACGTATACTCATGTGGCGCACATACGGATCCTCATAAGGCTTTCTACTATATTGCCAAAGAACTAAAAAGCAAAAGGTACGAAATAAAGGAGGCTGATAGGTCATCGGAGTTCTGATAGTAGGTGGTGGAATAGCAGGGCTACTACTTGCCTCAAGATTACAAGACAAAGGTTTTTCTCCTTTAGTCTTTGATAGAAGAAGAATTGTTGGAAAAAAATGCACGGGCGTAATTAGTAGAGATACGTTTTACAAACTTAAAGTAAGCAAAGAATTTGTTGATAGGGAGTTCAAGACAATAGTTATACATCATGAGAAAAATCAAGTTTTCGTATCTACTGACGTGTTAAGATTAAACAGAGCTAGGCTAGAACAAGAACTTTGGAAAAACCTAAAAGTCGAAATAGGAAACGCAGAAATTCTAAGTAACGGAGTCTTAGTAAATGGAAGAAAAATCGAAGGGAACGTAATTAACTGCTCTGGATGGAAAGGAAATGCGAAATGGGTAAAGGCGATAGAGCTTTTAATTGACGTTGATGTAGGTGAAGAGATACATGTCTACTTAGACAAGAGAAATCCAGCGGGTTTCTCTTGGAGTGTTCCTTTACCTTATGGGACCCTAGTTGGTGCATTATCTTACTCCGACCCAAGACAGTTTTTACCCCATGTAAAAGGTCGTGTAATTGAAATGCATGGTGGCGCGATACCGAGGGTTAGACCTTTAGAACCTAATGTTAGATCATTAGGTGACGCAACTGGCAACATTAAGACTTTCACTGGTGGAGGTATATTTGGAATTGCAACGTTAATAGACCCATTGGTCGACTTCATGTCTGGGGATCCTAAAGGTTACTTTGAAACTTATAAGAAAATATCATCAGAAGTGCAAAAACAGTATAAACTCACTTCTCTCTTAGAGAGAACTTGGAGACTCGCTTTACTAAGCGTTAAGCTATTTAATGGAAAGACGATAACCGTTAAGGAGGAATTCGACTTCCATTCACTTCTTCCCTCGATTCCTCACTAGATTGTAACAGCCTTCTCCTCTCTCTATAAAACCTTCCTCAATCAACTTAGATATGACTTCTTCTGGTTCCTTAACGCCTTGGGTTCTTAACTCCTTCACAGCAATTATCTCTCCTACTGATATGTAAGTGGAGAAGTACTTCTTAGTTATTTCAACTTCCTTTTCTGCGAATACCATAACAAACTTTTAAGTTATACGCGATTTAACGTTTTCGTGGAAGCCAGGGCTTTTCTCCAACTAATAAGGATTCACAATGTCATAGGAGCTATGTTAGGTGACCTAATGGGTTATCTAGTGTCTTCCTTCTGGCATGTGAACTTAGTTCAGATGGTCCTTTCAATGCTGGTTGTAGGTCTAGTTGCAGGAGGGGGTTACGTCATAAACGATTACTTCGACGTGAACATAGATAAAATAAACAAACCAGATAGACCTATCCCGTCTGGAAGGATAAGCGGATCAAAGGCCAGGAAGATAGCACTGTCCATGTTCGTAGCGGGTGTCTTATTTTCAATTCCGTTAGGAATAGTACCATTTTCAATAGCTATGTTTACAATAGTCATGTTATATTTGTACGCTAAAGACCTAAAAAGGACAGGAATCCCTGGAAATTTGACTGTAGCTCTAACCAACGGTTTGTCCATATTCTATGGAGGTTCGGCTTACATGGAAGGTGACTGGTTGTTGAAGGTCATTCTTCCTACGTTATATTCCTTCTTCCTAACCTTGGTTCGAGAATTCGTGAAAGGAATTGAAGATTACAATGGAGACAAGGCTAACTCTGTTACAACTTTAGCAGTGACAAAAGGAATAGGAACAGCATGGAGAATAAGCAAGATCTTATTGATTTTAGTAATAGTCGTGTCACCTCTCCCCATACTTTTCGGCTTTAATTTGAGCTATATTTTACTTATAGTGGTTGCGTTCATTCCATCGGTAGTTCTTTCATTAATCCAAAAGCCATCTATCGAATCCGCTGCAAAGGCAAGAAGTTACTTAAAGGTGTCAATGCTCACTGGAATTGTGGCTTTCCTTCTCGGCAGTGCACCTTTCATCCCAAAGGTCTATCTATCACAACACGCATACCTGATTTTATTCCAACTACTCTTAAGTTTACATTAGTAACGCCGTTAGTTAGTTGCATGACTTTCTCCGATAATTCCTGATTGGGCGAAACTGATGAATAAACCTTAAAAAATTTAGTAATCCCATTAACTGTTAGATTCATAATAACTTTATCTAATGGAACTTCACTTTCGTTCTTAACGTAAACCAATAAATTACCATCCTTTGTACTCAACTGGGGATTAAGCCTTATTTCAGGAGACTTAGTGGAAAAAGTTCCATAGAAAATTATCGCAATATACTCGCTTTCACTTATTACGTTCACTTTGCCATCATCGTGAATTTCCACCTCATCTGACTCATAATTGTAATAGCTGGAAAAGTAGTTATTCCTTTCTGTCAATATCCTTGCGGACCCGTTCCTTCCTCCCATGACTAGAATTCCTCTACCTATGCTTTCTAACTCTAAGTTCTCGTTTTCCCTTAGAATCATCATCCCAGCGTCCAGGGAATACTTGGTTTTTATATCTTGATCTGGATAAAAAGCCACAACGACTAAGCTTAACAAACTCAAAGGGTCCATTGAAGATTTGACGAAACTGAGCTCGTTCTTTCCTTCCTTTCCGAACGGCGATATGTCGTAGATAATTGTGGATAACGCCCTCTTGTCCTCAATTAATTCTATGTTTGGCTTGAATTCTTTGCTTAAAGAAAAATCATTGACCCACATTCTTAGCTTCGGCATGCTTTTCAAATCCCTCTCGGCTGATGCTATAATGTAAAGTTTCGCTGGCTTCTTTTCTAGTTCAAAGGCATAGCCAACGCTTCTCTTTACGTTATCTAAAGGAATCCCTCTGAAGGATTGAACCTCTAGCGAACCATCGAAGTCTCCCTCATCAAATGTACGTAAGTCTCCTTTCGGCATATATTAAAGTCTGGAGTAGACAAAATAAAATGAATGCTGAACAAAGTCTTAGCCTCCATCAGAAGGGTAGATGTAATAGTGGAAGTTTTGGATTCAAGAGAGCCTGATCTAACTAGGTCTAAGGAAATAGAAAGGTATGCAGTGAAGAACGGAAGACAAGTTATAATAGTTCTAAATAAAATAGACTTGATACCGAGAGAAGTTGCAGATAGATGGAAAGATTACCTTTCCAAGGAATTCCCGACCGTCTACGTCTCAACTAAAATGAGACAAGGAACTAGGCTTTTGAGGGACTCCATAAAGGAGGCATTAAAAGGAGAAGGTAACGTGGCATTTGTTGGTTATCCTAAGACAGGGAAATCTTCCATTGTTAATGTGTTAAAGGGAAGGAAATCCGCTTCGGTCTCTTCCCAGCCCATGTCCACTGGTTTCACTAAAGGTATTCAGCTAATAAAGATTGATTCCAAGATATATGCGTTGGATACGCCAGGCATCATTCCACCTCATGGTAATCCGTTCGAAAAGGCAATCAGGGGAAGTAATCCAGATAATTTAGAAAATCCAATTCCTCCTGCATTAATTATACTTGAAAAAGTATTTCAAGTATCTCCAGCACTTCTGGAAACTACCTATAAGGTAAATTATTTAAACGGAATGCAGTTCCTCCAAGACTTGGCCAAGCATAGAGGTTGGATAAACAAGGAAGACAAGGAACCAGATCTTGATTTGGCAGCAAAAACTGTAATTAAGGACTACCATAACGGAAAAATAACTTATTATACTCTTCCCCCAGAATGACCTGATGATAAAAGTAGTTGTCTTTGATGCCGATAAGACGTTGTGGGATCATTATAATATCTCAGAGTTCGTAGAGCCACTTAAAAAAATTTCTGAGGACGAAATCGAGGACTCTTCGGGAAATAAACTAAAGCTTTTCCCTAACGTAAGGGAGTCACTTAAAGAACTTAAGAGACGGGGATACATCCTAGGTGTAGCCACGTGGAACTTACCTGAAAAAGCATCCTTGGTTTTTAATGCATTAGAACTTAGCCAACTTTTCGATATTATGATATCTAGACCCTTTCCATTTAAATTTTTAATGCTGACAGAAATTATTAATGAATTAAGGAAACGCGGAGTAAACGTGCAAAGGGACGAGATCATGTTCATTGACGATAGGAGGATTCACTTTGGAAACGTATGGCTGTATCTTCCAGGAGTAAAATGTATAGAAATGTGGAAAGAAATGCAGGATCATATAGATGTGTTTAAACTTTTAGAACGTTCTCAGTTGAATGATTTTTAAAATAATCGAATGTATAATAATACAATAATATAGTAATGCTTAAAACTGATTGTTCTTCACTACTTTCAGTGAAAAAGGATGATGGGTGGCCGTATCCTCCAAGTCGGATACTAAATCCAAAACTCCTTCTGAAGGAAACCCCGAACTGGGGCAATTTAGAAGAGAGAATGGAGAGGTTCTCTCCAAAAGAAAAGGTGAGACAAAATGCCAACAGGTGCTAGATTAACTATAGATGCTCTAAAAAGAGAAGGTGTCAAGGTAATTTTCGGAATCCCTGGACTGTCTAACATGCAACTTTATGATGCATTTGTAGAGGATTTAATGAATGGAGAGTTAAGGCATGTATTAATGAGACATGAACAAGCAGCGGCTCATGCTGCAGATGGTTACGCTAGGGCTTCTGGAATTCCTGGAGTATGTACTGCAACGTCGGGTCCCGGAGCAACTAACCTAGTTACTGGGCTCATAACTGCATATTGGGATAGCTCTCCTGTGGTAGCAATAACTGGACAAGTTCCGCGATCTACCATAGGAAAGATGTCATTTCAGGAAGCTGACGCAGTTGGAGCCACGGAAGACGTGGTAAAATATGCATATCAGGTAAGAAAATTCGACGAAATACCTCCAGCGATCAAAAATGCCTTCTATGTGGCTACCACCGGAAGACCAGGACCAGTAGTGGTAGATATACCTAGAGACATATTCTACGAAAAAACGGATAACATAAAGTGGCCTGAAAAACCCACTATAAGGGGATATAGACCTTTCAAAACAATAATTGATCCAATAGCAATTAAGAAAACGGCCGAGATGTTGATAAACGCTGAAAGGCCTGTTATAATGGTAGGAACTGGTGTAGTATGGTCAAATGCTTCTAAAGAAGTATTGGATCTGGCAGAGACGTTAATTGCTCCAATAGTGTCAACCCTACCTGGTAAATCAGCTATACCGCATGACCATCCATTGTACTTAGGTGCAATGGGGTATTATGGAAGGGCAGAAGCTTCGATGGTAGCTTTAGAGTCTGATATGATGTTCGTAGTAGGTGCTAGGCTAAGCGATAGAACGTTCACTTCATATGACGAGATGATAGAGACCAGGAAAAAGTTCGCCATGATAAATATAGACCCTACGGATTCAGAGAGAACCATAAGAATGGATGTAGCCCTTTATGGAGATGCTAAGATACTATTGAGAGAAATTCATAAGGCGGTATTGGAGTTAGGCAAAAAGAACGATAGATCTGCATGGATGAAAAGAGTCAAAGAGTTGAAAGATTACTATTCGCAGTTCTATTTCAACGATGATAAGACCAGAATGAGACCTTGGAAGGTTCTCAAGACCATAAGACAGAACTTGCCAAGGGACGCTATTGTAACGACTGGAGTAGGTCAACATCAAATGTGGGCGGAAGTATTTTGGGAGGTACTTGAGCCCAGGACTTTCCTCAGCTCTACTGGGATGGGAACTATGGGCTTTGGCTTACCTGCTGCAATCGGAGCTAAAATGGCAAGGCCGGATAAAGTAGTTGTAGATCTAGATGGCGATGGTTCGATGATGATGACTGGAACTAACTTCGCCACCGCGGTAGATGAGAACATTCCAGTCATCTCTATAGTGTTTGATAATAGATCATTAGGGTTAGTAAGGCAAGTTCAAGATTTGTTCTTCAACAAGAGGGTTGTAGGAGTGGACTATGGACCTTCCCCAGATCTAGTGAAATTTGCGGAATCCTTCGGTGCGCTAGGTTATAACGCTACCACTTACGAAGAACTGGAGAAGTCAATAAAGAGCGCCATAAAGGAAAACCATCCGGCTTTAATAAGAGTTCCAATAGACAAGCAAGAGTTAGCCTTGCCAACTTTACCACCAGGAGGAAGACTAAAGCAGGTGATCGTAACTGACCCAAGAAAAGGTAGTTAGAATATTAGGATATTACCACGATGCCAGTTACATAGAGAGAATAGCATCTAATCTAAGGAAGTTGTTGGTGGACGTTGACTGGATCTATGGCAGGAAGATAAACGATGAAGGGCTATATGAGATATATATGGGCATACCTTACACTAATAATTTCGAAATAGCCGTTGCAAACTTAAGTAAGACAGTAGAAATAGAAAAAGTTGAGGTATTAGAGGACGCGCAATTAGAGACATACGTTGTGTCTCATGACGGAACTATAAGGAAAGGTGGAGAGGAAGAGTGGAATGATGGAGAGAACCTCATAATTTATCTACCAGTTTTCTCTAAGGTAGTAGGATATAGTTGG
It includes:
- a CDS encoding magnesium-dependent phosphatase-1, producing MIKVVVFDADKTLWDHYNISEFVEPLKKISEDEIEDSSGNKLKLFPNVRESLKELKRRGYILGVATWNLPEKASLVFNALELSQLFDIMISRPFPFKFLMLTEIINELRKRGVNVQRDEIMFIDDRRIHFGNVWLYLPGVKCIEMWKEMQDHIDVFKLLERSQLNDF
- a CDS encoding acetolactate synthase large subunit, translating into MPTGARLTIDALKREGVKVIFGIPGLSNMQLYDAFVEDLMNGELRHVLMRHEQAAAHAADGYARASGIPGVCTATSGPGATNLVTGLITAYWDSSPVVAITGQVPRSTIGKMSFQEADAVGATEDVVKYAYQVRKFDEIPPAIKNAFYVATTGRPGPVVVDIPRDIFYEKTDNIKWPEKPTIRGYRPFKTIIDPIAIKKTAEMLINAERPVIMVGTGVVWSNASKEVLDLAETLIAPIVSTLPGKSAIPHDHPLYLGAMGYYGRAEASMVALESDMMFVVGARLSDRTFTSYDEMIETRKKFAMINIDPTDSERTIRMDVALYGDAKILLREIHKAVLELGKKNDRSAWMKRVKELKDYYSQFYFNDDKTRMRPWKVLKTIRQNLPRDAIVTTGVGQHQMWAEVFWEVLEPRTFLSSTGMGTMGFGLPAAIGAKMARPDKVVVDLDGDGSMMMTGTNFATAVDENIPVISIVFDNRSLGLVRQVQDLFFNKRVVGVDYGPSPDLVKFAESFGALGYNATTYEELEKSIKSAIKENHPALIRVPIDKQELALPTLPPGGRLKQVIVTDPRKGS